Sequence from the Nitrospiria bacterium genome:
ATTTTCCACAAATCTTAGAGAGCATTTCTCCCCGTATTTTTTGGTTAATCCGGGTTAAGATTTCACCCCACGAAAGGGTTTCACCCTTCTTGATTCCCAATCGATTCATGACATCCCTATCCTGAACAACCATTCCTTCTTCGGAACCTTTCCCATGAAGGTGGCATTCATGGTTTTTTAAGTTTGGACAGGATGAACAAACCACATCCGGGGAATC
This genomic interval carries:
- a CDS encoding DUF1284 domain-containing protein produces the protein MTSPIKIRGHTLLCFQGFRGEGYSREFVDNMATIHTQLNKDPTLKVLVIDSPDVVCSSCPNLKNHECHLHGKGSEEGMVVQDRDVMNRLGIKKGETLSWGEILTRINQKIRGEMLSKICGKCPWLPLGYCKEGIHHLGELSN